In Halorussus halophilus, the DNA window AGCCGAGAATACTGGCGACGACGAGACCGACCGATTTGAGCGCTGACGACCCGACGGAGAACAGCGAGTACTCCTTGCTCGCCAGCGCGGGGAGGAACGTCGCTAGCGTCATCACGCTGGCGTCTCGATTGCGAACGTGTGCGAGTTCGTGGGCCAACACGGCGTCTAACTCGTCGCCCGAAAGCGTGTCGAGCAGTCCCGTCGAGACTACGACCGTGGCCTCGGAGACGCCGCCGACGGTGAAGCAGTTCGGCACGTCGGTGTCGGCGACGGCGAGCGTCGGCACCGCGAGGTCGGCCGATTGGGCGAGGCGACCGAGTCGCGCGTGCAGGTCGGGATACTCAGTCGAATCGACTACTTCGGCGTCAGTCTCGGCGAGCGTCTCTTTGCGGGTGTAGCGCAGTTGTGCCCACGCGACGGCGGCCGTCGCGGGCACGAGCAACGCGAGCAGGCCGACGAGCGAGGCCGACTCGGGAATTACTGGCGCGAACCACGGTCGCAGGAGCGAGGCGAGCGTGGCCACGAAGAGGGCGTCCAGCGCCAGCACGACCGCGAGCGTCGCGGCGATGCGTGCGGTGAGGTCAGTATCTCGGGTCATTGGGGGCAGGGACCGTTCGCTTCTTCATTGGAGAAGGAGGAAGATATATTTGACTGAAAGGTTTACGTTTTCTCCCGTGGGACACAACCGCCGCCACGCCGCCCTCGCGACCCTCTGTGTGTTCGCGGTCCTGTTAGCCGCTTCCCTCTTCCCCGCTAGTGGTTTCGGAGCCTATCCGGCCGGAGTGTGGAGCGACAGCGGGACCGGCGCGCCCGACGGAGAGGCGACCGTCGGTCCGACGACGACCGTGGATTTCTCGACGACGACCGAATCGACGGCCGACACTTCGACGACGGACACCGGTGAGACGACGGACGGCACGACGACTACAGCAACGACTACCGAACGGACTACGACTGCCGCCTCCGATAGTGATTACGACGACGGCGGGTTCGACGGCGAGGGCGTGAAGACGTTCTTCCTCCTCTTCGGCGTCCTCTTTCTCGGACTCGTCGGGGTCGGCTTCCTTCGCGGAACCCTCGCCACTGCGAGCGCCAGCGGAGCCTTCCCGTTCACCATCACGATTCGCGGGGTACCGCTCGGCGACCTCGTCGGTGGCCTCCCCGAGCGGACGATGACGTTCATCGTCGGCTTCTCGTCGTCGATGCCGCAGTTGCTCGACGACACCGCCAACCTGACGAGCGAAGTCGGCAAGGGCCTCGCCATGGTGCTTTCCGGCACCGGCAGTGCTATCGGGAAAATCGCCAGCGCGAGCGCAGGCGGTCTCGTCGCGGCGTTCACCGCCGTGCCGCGCGCGCTCTCCGGATTCTCGGGAGCGTCGAGTATCTTCTCGGGCATGAGCATGCCGAGCATCGGCCGCGACTCTTCGAGCGGGAGTCGGTCCAGTTCCGACTCGTCGCCCGACAGTCCGGAACCGGAGGAGACCCGCCCGCCGACCATCGAGGAGGCGTGGGAGACCATGGCCGACCGCGTGTTCGTGCGTAACCGACGAGCGCGGACGCCAGAAGAGTTCGCCCGCGCCGCGGTCGAACGTGGCTACCCCGACGAGGCAGTTCGGAAACTGACGGACGTGTTCCAAGAAGTTCGATACGGCCGCCGGTCCAGAGACGACAGGACCCCGAGGGCGCGGTCGGCGCTCGACCGCATCAAGCGCTACTGGGACGGTGACGACGAATGAACCTCCTGCGCGATAGGAACCTCGCGCTGGTCGGTACCGTGTCCCTACTGCTCGCGCTTGGCGTCGCGTTCGTGCCGAGCGTGGCCGCCCTCCTGCGACCACTTGCAGGGCTGACGGGGCAAGGGACCGTACTACTGGTCGGTGCCGTCGCGGGCCTGCTCGGCCTCTGGTCGTTCAAGCAGGGCGTCGGCGACACCGACGAAGCAGACCTCTGGACGCCGCAGAAGCTACCGGAGCGCGCCTACTACGACGAACATCGGACCGCAGGCGCGGACGTAGACTCCGTGCTAGACGAAGAAGAAGTGATGGCTGGTCCACGAAACGAAGCCCGCAGTCGCATCCGAAAGACGGCCGTCTCGGTGGTCGCCAACGCACAAGACTGTAGCGGCGGCGAAGCGAACGGGCGACTCAACGACGGGTCGTGGACCGACGACCCACGAGCGGCCGCCTTCTTCGCCGAGCGCGGCGTCGCCGACGTTCCGCTTCGCGCGCGAATTCGAGACTGGGCCAGCGGCGAAGCGTTCGAGCGGCAGGCCCGCCACGCCGTCGCGGAGATGGAGCGACTCGCCACCACCGACATCGAGAGTCGCCGACGGCCCCAGCACACGGGGCTGTTCGCCGACGACGACGAGAGCGTGCCGATAGCTGGCGAAGATTTAGGTGAGATTTACAACAAGTCGGACGGGACGAGCGACTCGTCCGCGAACGACTCCGCAGAATCCGAGCGCGACGCTACGGAGTCTCGCTCGGAGCAGTTGGGAGACGAACCCCCACTCACGCCGGAGATGCGAGCGACCCAATCCAAGAGCGGGAATCAGCAAATAGACGACGAACTGAACCGAGAGCGAGACGACCCCGACGGCGACAAAGCACTACAGCAACAGCTGCTCGCCGACGACTTGGAGGGGAGCCAATGAGCGGTGAAGTCGTCGCGGTACTGGTCGGCGGCGTCACCGTCGCGGCGCTCTACCTGCTCGTGTTTGGCGCGTCGGCGTCGTACAGCCGAAACGACCCGCACGGAGACGGCGACAGAGACGACAGCGGCGTCCTCGACTCCGGCCCGCGCTGGAACGCAGGTCTCACCGTCGCCCTGCTCACTGGGGCCGCTGGAGTTCTCCTCCAGAATCCCGCCATCTTCCTCTCGTCGGTGGTCGGCTTCGCGTACGCCGCCTACCAGTACGGCTCTCGCTCGCCGGACCTCGACGTGAGCGTCACCCGAACCGTGGACGACCACACGCCGGTTCCGAGTAGCGACGTGAACGTCTCGGTGACCGTGACCAACGAGAGCGAGCGAACGCTGGCCGACCTCCGCGTCGTGGACGGTGTCCCCGACCAACTCGAAGTCGCCTCGGGGTCGCCGCGCCACGCGACGAGTCTGCGCCCCGGCGAGAGCGAGACGTTCGACTACGCGCTCACTGCGCGGCGCGGCGAACATCGATTCGGCAAGACGACGCTCGTCGCCAAGAACCTGAGCGGCGCGTCCGAACAGCGCGACGAACGAGACGCACGCGACACCGACATGGACATCGAACACTCCACCATCACCTGCGAGACGCGCGCCGAAGAAGTTCCCCTTCCCTCCCGCACCTCGTCGTATCCGGGCCACATAACGACCGACTCGGGCGGCGAGGGCGTGGAGTTCTACGCGACTCGGGAGTACCGACCCGGCGACCCCCTCTCGCGCGTCGATTGGAAGCGCGTCGCCAGAACGGGCGAGATGACGACCGTCGAATTCCGCGAGACGCGGGCGGCGACTGTGGTCGTCGTCGTGGACGTTCGGACGCTGGCCCACGTCACCCGAAAAGACGGCGAACCGGACGCCGTGGAACTAGGCGCGTACGCCGCCGAACGACTCTCGGACGCACTGCTTCAGCAGAACAACCGCGTCGGACTCGCGCTGTTCGGCCCGACCGAGGAGTATCTCGAACCGTCGGGCGGCACCGAACAGGCCGCTCGCATTCGGGCGATGCTCCGAGAGACGCCGGAACCGAGAGAACAGTCGGTCGGTCTGTTCAGCGACCGACGCCGGACGCGCGCGAACCGACAGCGGTTCGAGACGCTCCGCAAGCGACTGCCCGACGCGGCCCAAATCGTCTACCTCTCGCCGATGTTGGACGAGGGCGCAGTGGACATGGTCGAGCGATTCGAAGCGTACGGCCACCCCGTCACCGTCGTCAGTCCCAACGTGACGGGTGATACGACCGGTGGCACCGTCGAGCGACTGGACCGCGAGGAGCGACTCTCCGCCGTTCGCGGTGGCGGCGTTCGCACGATAGACTGGTCACCGGACGAACCGATTCGTACGGCCATCGCCGCGGCCACCGCGGGGTGGTCCCAATGAGTACCGCGAACAACTTCGAACGCGGCGCGACCCGATTCAGTTCGACCGTCGCGGCACTCGTCGCCGTACTCGTCGGTCTCGGACTCGGCGTCGCCACCGACACGACGGCCAGCGTCCTCGGCGTCCTCGCCGGGGCCGTACTGGTCGCGCTCGGCGTCCGTGCGCTCCAGCGCGAGTCGAACGACCGACGCGCGGCCGGGAGTCTCGGCCTCGTCGTCGGCACCGTCGCGTTCGCCGTCGCCGCGCTATTCGGCGAGGCGGTCGCGGTGCTGGTCGGCCTCGCAGTCACGGCAGTGGTCGTCAACGCCACCGTCGATTTGGACGAGGCAGTCGCCAAGCCCGTCCGACAGACGACGTGGCGCTCGGCGACCGTGCTGGCGGTGGGTGCAGTCCTCGCGGTGGGCCTGCACGCGAACGTATTCACCACGAGCGCGGGCCTGCTGACGACCGGCATCGTCGAGATTGCGACGACCCACGACCTCGCGCGACTCGTCGCGTTGCAGGTCGAGATACTCGCCATCGGCGAGTTGCTGTTCTGGGCGGTGCCGGTGCTGGACCGCTGGCTCCCCGCAGACAGCGACGTTCGCGAGGCGATGCTCGAACGCATCGACCTCCGCGTCGAGAACGTCCCGCGAATCTACTGGGCGTTCCTCGGCGGGCAGTTCGTGCTCGCGATGACGACGTGGGGGCCGCGCTGGTTCGCCGGGTTCCTCGGCGTGCTGGGACCGATGGGCGACGCGGTGCAGTGGCTGTTGCGCTCGGGCGTGCTACATCTCCCGGTCGCCACAGTCCTGCTCGGACTCCTCGTCGTCCTCGTCGCCCGAATGATTCAGTGGCTGTTCGTCGGCTGGGCGGGGTCGAGTCCCCCGCGAACGCTCGCCCACGCGACGGGCGGCATCGTGGTCGTCCCGATTGCGGGCGTCCTCGCACTCGCACCCTTCGCGGGGCCGGTCACGGAGACGCTCTCGCGGGCAGGTTGGAGCCAGACGGTCGCGTCGCTCGGCACGAGCGCCACCCTGCTCGGCGTCGTCGCGACCACGCTGTTCGCGGTCGCCATCCTGCGAACGGTGGTGTTCCGCGTTATCGGCCCGTGGGTGACGACCGACGCCGCGGGCGGTTTCGCGGTCGGTGCGGCCCTGCTGTTCGTCGCGGCACTCGTCGCCGCCGAAACCGGCGCGGCCCCGCTGGTCGTCTTCGCGACGGTCGCTGGCGCGCTGGTCGTCCACGACCTCGGCGG includes these proteins:
- a CDS encoding M48 family metalloprotease; this encodes MTRDTDLTARIAATLAVVLALDALFVATLASLLRPWFAPVIPESASLVGLLALLVPATAAVAWAQLRYTRKETLAETDAEVVDSTEYPDLHARLGRLAQSADLAVPTLAVADTDVPNCFTVGGVSEATVVVSTGLLDTLSGDELDAVLAHELAHVRNRDASVMTLATFLPALASKEYSLFSVGSSALKSVGLVVASILGYAASTTMIGVEPFTFASVLAFAGFVGFSVLFGGVALGALATPVVYLSATLSRDREFVADRAGALITGKPAAMASALEQLDEAAPARPDSDARVGGVRELCFMPHGLSGEDEDPEGATVPLSVETHPPTEERIARLRDLAAESNPYEQPRKSRHVETS
- a CDS encoding DUF7519 family protein, yielding MSTANNFERGATRFSSTVAALVAVLVGLGLGVATDTTASVLGVLAGAVLVALGVRALQRESNDRRAAGSLGLVVGTVAFAVAALFGEAVAVLVGLAVTAVVVNATVDLDEAVAKPVRQTTWRSATVLAVGAVLAVGLHANVFTTSAGLLTTGIVEIATTHDLARLVALQVEILAIGELLFWAVPVLDRWLPADSDVREAMLERIDLRVENVPRIYWAFLGGQFVLAMTTWGPRWFAGFLGVLGPMGDAVQWLLRSGVLHLPVATVLLGLLVVLVARMIQWLFVGWAGSSPPRTLAHATGGIVVVPIAGVLALAPFAGPVTETLSRAGWSQTVASLGTSATLLGVVATTLFAVAILRTVVFRVIGPWVTTDAAGGFAVGAALLFVAALVAAETGAAPLVVFATVAGALVVHDLGGNAAELGSQIGRVAETRTGEVAHTVGGLAVAAVGIVLATVSAYVLGPISTAAVPAWRARLALVLVLVAVVAFVALIKE
- a CDS encoding DUF4129 domain-containing protein; the protein is MGHNRRHAALATLCVFAVLLAASLFPASGFGAYPAGVWSDSGTGAPDGEATVGPTTTVDFSTTTESTADTSTTDTGETTDGTTTTATTTERTTTAASDSDYDDGGFDGEGVKTFFLLFGVLFLGLVGVGFLRGTLATASASGAFPFTITIRGVPLGDLVGGLPERTMTFIVGFSSSMPQLLDDTANLTSEVGKGLAMVLSGTGSAIGKIASASAGGLVAAFTAVPRALSGFSGASSIFSGMSMPSIGRDSSSGSRSSSDSSPDSPEPEETRPPTIEEAWETMADRVFVRNRRARTPEEFARAAVERGYPDEAVRKLTDVFQEVRYGRRSRDDRTPRARSALDRIKRYWDGDDE
- a CDS encoding DUF58 domain-containing protein, whose protein sequence is MSGEVVAVLVGGVTVAALYLLVFGASASYSRNDPHGDGDRDDSGVLDSGPRWNAGLTVALLTGAAGVLLQNPAIFLSSVVGFAYAAYQYGSRSPDLDVSVTRTVDDHTPVPSSDVNVSVTVTNESERTLADLRVVDGVPDQLEVASGSPRHATSLRPGESETFDYALTARRGEHRFGKTTLVAKNLSGASEQRDERDARDTDMDIEHSTITCETRAEEVPLPSRTSSYPGHITTDSGGEGVEFYATREYRPGDPLSRVDWKRVARTGEMTTVEFRETRAATVVVVVDVRTLAHVTRKDGEPDAVELGAYAAERLSDALLQQNNRVGLALFGPTEEYLEPSGGTEQAARIRAMLRETPEPREQSVGLFSDRRRTRANRQRFETLRKRLPDAAQIVYLSPMLDEGAVDMVERFEAYGHPVTVVSPNVTGDTTGGTVERLDREERLSAVRGGGVRTIDWSPDEPIRTAIAAATAGWSQ
- a CDS encoding DUF7269 family protein codes for the protein MNLLRDRNLALVGTVSLLLALGVAFVPSVAALLRPLAGLTGQGTVLLVGAVAGLLGLWSFKQGVGDTDEADLWTPQKLPERAYYDEHRTAGADVDSVLDEEEVMAGPRNEARSRIRKTAVSVVANAQDCSGGEANGRLNDGSWTDDPRAAAFFAERGVADVPLRARIRDWASGEAFERQARHAVAEMERLATTDIESRRRPQHTGLFADDDESVPIAGEDLGEIYNKSDGTSDSSANDSAESERDATESRSEQLGDEPPLTPEMRATQSKSGNQQIDDELNRERDDPDGDKALQQQLLADDLEGSQ